Below is a genomic region from Desulfobacter sp..
TGCGGAACTTGCGGTTTACCTGGCCCATTCAGCCAATCCAGAAATGCCCAAAGCCCTTGCATCAAGAGCCGTTTACATGGCCGTGCCCATTCCGGCAGCAGCCATGATCACCTGCCTATTCCTCGGGTTTGATATTGCCCTGTTTTTCACCCTTGTCCTCTCCATTCTGTCCAGCCTTTCCTTTGGCAATAGTTTCCAGGTCTTTATTTTCTTTTTTTTAAGCTCCATTACAGCCGCATATTGGATAAAAGAGAGAGACGAACGCCGCCATTTCATTGTGGCCGGATTCAAGCTGGCCCTATTCAATGCCAGCCTGGCCATTGCCCTGGGGTTTTTCACCCAGGCCCAGCTGGACCCCATGCTTTTGACCAAGCAGGTGATTCTGGCGGTCTGCGGCGGTGTGGGAGCAGCCATACTCACGGTGGGGTTTTCCCCTTTGATCGAGGTCCTGTTCAACTACACCACGGCAGCCAAGCTTTTGGAGTTTTCCAACCTGGACCAGCCGTTGATCAAAAAACTGATGATCGAGGCCCCGGGCACCTATAACCACAGCGTGATTGTGGCCACCCTGTCAGAAGCCGCTGCCTCGGCCATCAATGCAGACAGCCTCAAGGCCAAGGTCATGGCCTATTACCATGACATCGGCAAGCTGGACAAAACCATGTATTTCATCGAGAACCAGGCAGACGGGAAAAACAGGCATGACAAGCTCTCCCCGTCCATGTCCGCCCTGATCCTGATCCAGCATGTCAAAAAAGGGGTTGAAATGGCCAAAAAGTACAAGCTGGGCAATGAAATCATCGAAGGCATTATCCAGCACCACGGCACCTCTTTGATCAAATATTTTTACAATAAAAGCCTGAACTCAGGCAATGAAAATGTCAAAAAGGAAGATTTCAGGTATCCCGGTCCCAAACCCCAGACCCGGGAAGCCGGGATTGTGATGCTTGCAGACGTGGTGGAAGCCGCAGTCCGGGCATTGGAACGGCCCACTCCGGCCAGGATCCAGGGCAGGGTCAAGGAGCTGATCAACGATATTTTTGCCGACGGCCAGTTGGAAGAGTGCGAGATGACCCTCAAAGATCTTCACCAGATTGCCAAAAGCTTTAATAATATCCTGACCTCAATTTACCACAGCCGTATTGAATATACGGACAAATCACAGGACAAGAAAAAAGAAAAAAATGGGACACCTAAAGATACTGATAGACAACCGGCAAGAAGCGAAACTCCCAACGCCCCCAATCCGTCAAAAGACCGAACAGATCTTAAACGCCTTGGGTTGTAATGATCATGAACTTTCCCTGGTGATCATGGATGATAAACAAATTCGGGAGTTGAACAAAAATTTCATGGGAATTGACAAACCCACAAATGTATTGTCCTTTCCCATGCAGGAAGGCCAGTTTTCAGAGATCACCCCAGGCCTTTTAGGGGATGTGGTGATTTCCCTGGACCGGGCAAAGCAGGAGGCAGACTCCGCAGGCATCCTTGTTCAGGAAAGAATGTCCCAGCTCTTGATTCACGGTATTCTCCATCTATTAGGCTTTGACCATGAACAAGGCGAAAACCAGGCCCAAAAAATGGAAAAAAAAAGTATTGAACTGCTTCGAATTGTTGAAGAAAACAAAGAACTAAACTCATTATAGACAAATAAACCGGAGGCATGAATAATGGCAGAGTTAGCAGTAAACGTTGATCATGTGGCAACCTTAAGAGAGGCCAGGGGGGCGAGATATCCGGAACCTGTGGCAGCGGCTCTGGCTGCAGAAACCGCAGGAGCGGACGCCATTGTGGTCCATTTGCGAGAAGATATGCGCCATATCCAGGAAAGGGATGTCAGGATATTGCGCCAGGTGGTGAAAACCCGGCTGATACTGGAAATGGCCGCCACCAGCCAGATGCTGGGGATTGCCCTGGATATCAAACCTGACACCGTCACTTTAGTCCCGGAAAAAAGAGAAGAGCTGACCACTGAAGGCGGCCTGGATCTTATTACCCACCAAGCCCACGTCCAGGAAGCCGTAACCACCTTAAAGAATGCCGGCATAAAGGTCTGCATCTTTATTGATCCGGATCTGGATCAGATCAAAATAGCCCATAAAATCAATGCCGATTCAATAGAAATTCACACAGGGGCCTTTTGCGATGCCCAAACAGAACTGGATCAGCGCAAAGAATTTTCACGGATTGTGGATGCCGCCAAGATCGCTACAAAACTGAATTTAGCGGTCAACGCAGGACACGGCATCTGCTACAATTCCATCAATGCCTTTAAAGGCCTCAGTGAAATCAGCGAATTCAGCATCGGACACAGTATTATTGCAAAGGCGGTAATGACGGGAATGGACACGGCGGTCAGGGACATGCAGCAACTGATTAAAGCCCTTTGACATTTATTCGGGATCTGATATAGTCAAAAATTATCAATCAACCTAGCATCGCTCGAGCATTAGATCATCATGCATAAAGAAACTGTTTTACTCATAGATGACGAAATCTCAATCAGGGAAAGCCTCTCTTCTTTTCTAACGGATGAAGGCTACCGGGTGTTTGCGGCTGAAAACGGGGACATCGGCCTGGACCTTTTTTTCAGGGAAGCAATTGATATTGTGGTGACCGACCTGAGAATGCCCGTAAAAGACGGGATTGAAGTCATGACCACCATTCACCAACACAACCCTGAAATTCCCATGATCGTGGTCTCCGGGGCCGGGAAAAAAAACGATGTGATCAAGGCGCTTCAGATGGGTGCAAAGGACTATATCACCAAACCCATATCCGCCATGTGATTGAAAAGGTGCTGGAAACCCGGCACCTGGTCCGGGAGAATAAAAAATACAGACAACGGCTGGAAAAAAGTGAGGCCCGGTACAGGACCATTACCCAGCAGATTGCAGAAGGGGGGTTTACCGTGGATGACCGGGAGAACCTGACCTTTGCCAACCCCGCCTTTTGCAGGATGACAGGATATGTTAAAGCAGATCTGTGCACCATGAATCTGGCACAAATATCCACCCGAAAAAGTTTTACTACCATCCTTGATGAGACCCTGGTCCGGAAAAAAGGTCTGACCAGCCGTTATGAAATCCAACTGGTCCACAGGGACAATACCCTGGTCCATGTGGAGCTGGCCTGCAGCCCCATGTATGACGACCACAACCAGTACGCCGGTGCCATTGCCATTGCCATTGCCATTGCCATTGCCATTGCCATTGCCATTGCCGTTGCCGTTGCCGTTGCCGTTGCCGTTGCCGTTGCCGTTGCCAGGGATATCACCAAACTCATTGAACTGCGACAAAAACACCAAAAATTCATCAGGCATGACCCTGAAAAGAAAAAACCGGCCATCTCCATCTGCGCCAATTGTAAAAGCATCAAAAAAGAGAATAAAAAATGGCAGCAGGTGGAAGAATTTTTCAGTCATCTGATCTTTTCCCACGGCATCTGCCCTGAGTGCTGT
It encodes:
- the ybeY gene encoding rRNA maturation RNase YbeY codes for the protein MGHLKILIDNRQEAKLPTPPIRQKTEQILNALGCNDHELSLVIMDDKQIRELNKNFMGIDKPTNVLSFPMQEGQFSEITPGLLGDVVISLDRAKQEADSAGILVQERMSQLLIHGILHLLGFDHEQGENQAQKMEKKSIELLRIVEENKELNSL
- a CDS encoding HDIG domain-containing protein, encoding MKKTTSESWIKQTGQFLLSSPYLLWGMLILILVLFTLAQTFDQNMVSYAYRIGDVVNRDIKAPKDFFIEDKEINQAKKNQVKETIRTVYDLDDRLLADISANIESAMELGRTIFILPTPSADAQVTTPPEPTFAMAMAAKPEFEKRLGIEISKGAYQVLFKQRFSKKISQYFITIVGKILANGIVANKEILLAEEGKGISLRTIQSGQERMVVNLKAFYGPDQAKTMVRIIGQPLLKEVNYSLSNLIVDISQRLLRPNITLNKNETEKRIQQAQANINPTLYQIKAGEMIIREGERVDKLKRIKLNALNEQVVEKDIYMSMSGLVMLTCILILVVYYLFLKDHPKLKPDMNKHMIFLAMGLALYLGFAELAVYLAHSANPEMPKALASRAVYMAVPIPAAAMITCLFLGFDIALFFTLVLSILSSLSFGNSFQVFIFFFLSSITAAYWIKERDERRHFIVAGFKLALFNASLAIALGFFTQAQLDPMLLTKQVILAVCGGVGAAILTVGFSPLIEVLFNYTTAAKLLEFSNLDQPLIKKLMIEAPGTYNHSVIVATLSEAAASAINADSLKAKVMAYYHDIGKLDKTMYFIENQADGKNRHDKLSPSMSALILIQHVKKGVEMAKKYKLGNEIIEGIIQHHGTSLIKYFYNKSLNSGNENVKKEDFRYPGPKPQTREAGIVMLADVVEAAVRALERPTPARIQGRVKELINDIFADGQLEECEMTLKDLHQIAKSFNNILTSIYHSRIEYTDKSQDKKKEKNGTPKDTDRQPARSETPNAPNPSKDRTDLKRLGL
- a CDS encoding pyridoxine 5'-phosphate synthase, whose product is MAELAVNVDHVATLREARGARYPEPVAAALAAETAGADAIVVHLREDMRHIQERDVRILRQVVKTRLILEMAATSQMLGIALDIKPDTVTLVPEKREELTTEGGLDLITHQAHVQEAVTTLKNAGIKVCIFIDPDLDQIKIAHKINADSIEIHTGAFCDAQTELDQRKEFSRIVDAAKIATKLNLAVNAGHGICYNSINAFKGLSEISEFSIGHSIIAKAVMTGMDTAVRDMQQLIKAL